CCATGCTGTTGCCCGGAAACTCCAAGCGCTTGGATTGATTTTTTTCCTTCTGAAGAAATTTTTGAAAAGCAGACTTCAAGTCCTTTTTTGTACCATTCAGTTTTTTGCTCTCTTGTTCCGTCTGATTCTGAAATAAGCTCCATTGGGCAAGACGAGCTTTCCATAGTTTTTTTAGTTTCATAATCATAGAGAACAACTTTCATGCTTTGTGTTCCCAAGTCAATTCCAGCGACAGTTTTCATAAAAACCTCCAGAAAAAATTAAAATTCGTTTCGCTTACAAAAATAGTATCAGCCTGAAATGACTATAAAGCAATACAGAAAACTGATTTTATATATCCAAAATTGATTTTTCATGCTAAAATATTTAAAATAAACAGGAAAAATGCCGTGGAAATAAAAGAAACTGCCTTTATTTACAAATTGATTGCCGGAGAAAAACTTGCCTGGCACGGACGCTATCATTCGCATGGAGAAATGGAATTTGAAATTCATTTTTTTTCGGAAGGAGAAGGCACGTTTTTTTCAAACAGAACTTCTTACAGCATAAGGAATAACACGTTGTTTCTAGTTTTTCCGCGTGAGTTCCATTCAATTCTGCCAAAAGAAGTAAAAAAGCCGCTTACTTACTATGCAGTTCTTTTTTCGCTGAGTAAATCCGAAAAAAAACTATATCAATTATTGATAAATTCTTCGAGCAGAAAAAAAAATCAGCCGGTCGCCAGCAACGAAACGGCCTCAATAAAATTCATCCTTGAGGACATAATGAAATTTTCAAAGTCGGATTCTGCGGACTTAAAAAAATCGGCGGAATTGCTTCTTGAAAGCTGCCTGTTCCGCTGGTTCGGAAAACAAAATAAAAATGAATCAAAAATCGCTGAGCAAAAAAAATCAAAAACTGCAAAAAGCTACGTTGAGCATTCAATAAAATTTATGGAGAAAAATGTTTACGCAAGATGTTCTGTTTCAGAGGTTGCAAATTTCTGTGGAATTTCGGAAGAGCATTTTATACGAATTTTTAAAGATGAAATGCAGATGCCTCCGCATCAATATTTTATGCGCCTGAAAATTCAAACAGCTGCCCTCGCCTTGATAAATTCCTCAAGCACAGTTTCTGAAATTGCAGATGAATTTTCTTTTGAAAATCAGTTTCATTTTTCAAGAGTATTTAAAAAATGCACGGGACTTGCTCCGTCTTCTTACCGCGCAGCATTTTCATCATAAAGTTAAAAAGACTTCATTAAAAGTTCGTAAGCTTCAACAATCATTCTGGTTTTATTTGTCGCAACTTTTTTTAGCACAGGATTTTTGTCATATTTGTCTGGATGAAAATATTTCAGTTTTTCTTTGTAAGCTTTTTTTACGTCATCTTGATTTGCCGAAGCAGTTATATCAAGAAGCCTGCAAGCGCGCTCAACTTCCGGCGTTATTTTTTTTAAAGATGAAATTCTATTTTTTAAATGTTCAGTCTGATTTTTTTGTTCTTCCTTAGTTTTATTTTTGCTGACATTTTCATTAGAAAAATTTTCTTCTGATTTTTTTTCTTCACGAGGAATTTCTTTTTCAGAATGTTTTATTTTCTTTTTAAATTTTACTTGCCCGGATTTTAAAGTTTCATTTAAAAGATCACCGAGCTTGTCATACATTGTCTCCATCTGATTTTTCCTCGTCTTCGCCCCACTCCGAAAGTTTTCGCTGCAATGTTTTTCTTCCGATTCCAAGAATGTCCG
The window above is part of the uncultured Treponema sp. genome. Proteins encoded here:
- a CDS encoding AraC family transcriptional regulator, with product MEIKETAFIYKLIAGEKLAWHGRYHSHGEMEFEIHFFSEGEGTFFSNRTSYSIRNNTLFLVFPREFHSILPKEVKKPLTYYAVLFSLSKSEKKLYQLLINSSSRKKNQPVASNETASIKFILEDIMKFSKSDSADLKKSAELLLESCLFRWFGKQNKNESKIAEQKKSKTAKSYVEHSIKFMEKNVYARCSVSEVANFCGISEEHFIRIFKDEMQMPPHQYFMRLKIQTAALALINSSSTVSEIADEFSFENQFHFSRVFKKCTGLAPSSYRAAFSS
- a CDS encoding DnaJ domain-containing protein, which produces METMYDKLGDLLNETLKSGQVKFKKKIKHSEKEIPREEKKSEENFSNENVSKNKTKEEQKNQTEHLKNRISSLKKITPEVERACRLLDITASANQDDVKKAYKEKLKYFHPDKYDKNPVLKKVATNKTRMIVEAYELLMKSF